Proteins from one Desulfuromonas acetexigens genomic window:
- a CDS encoding type II toxin-antitoxin system RelE/ParE family toxin, with translation MSYRIIFTPEAADQLADLYHYIAEAAAPEIAAQYTEAIVSYCENLHMFPHRGTMRDDVRPGLRITNYKKRAMIAFHVDADLVSIIGIFYGGQDYEAILSDNDSGDSGTEH, from the coding sequence ATGAGCTATCGCATCATCTTCACTCCGGAAGCCGCGGACCAGCTTGCCGACCTGTACCACTACATCGCAGAGGCGGCCGCACCCGAAATCGCCGCACAGTACACCGAGGCAATCGTGAGCTACTGCGAAAACCTGCATATGTTTCCTCATCGTGGCACAATGCGGGATGATGTGCGACCAGGCCTACGCATAACCAACTACAAAAAACGAGCAATGATCGCTTTCCACGTGGACGCCGATCTGGTCTCAATCATTGGTATTTTCTACGGTGGTCAGGACTACGAAGCAATCCTTTCAGATAATGACTCTGGCGATAGCGGCACTGAACACTGA